A genomic region of Methylobacterium durans contains the following coding sequences:
- a CDS encoding AAC(3)-I family aminoglycoside N-acetyltransferase, whose protein sequence is MPPAPVTLRRLGPADLSRMRALNALFGEAFGEPGTYGDAPPDDAYLADVLGREHVVVLAALADGEVVGGLVAYAFDKLERARREIYIYDLAVRADQRRRGIATALIGQVRGIAADQGAWVIFVQADHGDDPAIALYGALGTREEVLHFDITP, encoded by the coding sequence ATGCCGCCCGCGCCCGTGACCCTCCGCCGCCTCGGCCCCGCCGACCTCTCCCGGATGCGGGCGCTGAACGCCCTGTTCGGCGAGGCGTTCGGCGAGCCCGGCACCTACGGGGACGCGCCGCCCGACGACGCCTACCTCGCGGACGTCCTGGGCCGGGAGCACGTCGTGGTGCTGGCGGCCCTCGCCGACGGGGAGGTGGTCGGGGGCCTCGTCGCCTACGCCTTCGACAAGCTCGAGCGGGCGCGGCGGGAGATCTACATCTACGACCTCGCGGTTCGCGCCGACCAGCGCCGGCGCGGCATCGCCACCGCCCTGATCGGGCAGGTGCGCGGCATCGCCGCGGACCAGGGCGCCTGGGTGATCTTCGTCCAGGCCGATCACGGCGACGACCCGGCGATCGCGCTCTACGGGGCGCTCGGCACCCGCGAGGAGGTGCTGCACTTCGACATCACCCCCTAG
- a CDS encoding SDR family oxidoreductase, which yields MEHFPKPPYPEQQQAMPGSTAAMNPQPDHGETSYRGSGRLDGKAAIITGGDSGIGRAVALAFAREGADVLISYLDEEDDAQETRRLIEEAGRKAVLVPGDIKDAAHCRAIVEKAVEAFGRLDILVNNAAHQATFTDPEEISDAEWEVTFATNIHAMFYLTKAALAHMRPGGSIINTTSINADSPSPQLLAYATTKGAIHNYTAGLAQMVAGKGIRVNCVAPGPVWTPLIPSTMPPDKVKNFGGNTPIGRAAQPRELAPAYVMLASDESSYVTGATVPVTGGRPFM from the coding sequence GTGGAGCACTTCCCCAAGCCACCCTACCCGGAACAGCAGCAGGCGATGCCGGGCTCGACCGCCGCCATGAACCCCCAGCCGGACCACGGCGAGACGAGCTACCGGGGCTCGGGCCGGCTGGACGGCAAGGCGGCAATCATCACGGGGGGCGACAGCGGCATCGGACGGGCCGTCGCCCTGGCCTTCGCCCGCGAGGGCGCCGACGTCCTGATCTCCTATCTCGATGAGGAGGACGACGCGCAGGAGACGCGCCGGCTGATCGAGGAGGCGGGCCGCAAGGCGGTGCTGGTGCCGGGCGACATCAAGGACGCCGCCCATTGCCGGGCGATCGTCGAGAAGGCCGTGGAGGCGTTCGGGCGGCTCGACATCCTCGTGAACAACGCCGCCCATCAGGCGACCTTCACGGACCCGGAGGAGATCAGCGACGCGGAGTGGGAGGTCACCTTCGCCACAAACATCCACGCGATGTTCTACCTGACTAAAGCCGCGCTCGCGCACATGAGGCCGGGCGGGTCGATCATCAACACGACCTCGATCAACGCCGATTCCCCGAGCCCGCAGCTCCTCGCCTACGCCACCACGAAGGGCGCGATCCACAATTACACGGCGGGGCTCGCCCAGATGGTGGCGGGGAAGGGCATCCGGGTGAACTGCGTCGCCCCCGGGCCGGTCTGGACGCCGCTGATCCCCTCTACGATGCCGCCCGACAAGGTGAAGAATTTCGGCGGCAACACCCCGATCGGCCGCGCCGCGCAGCCGCGGGAACTGGCGCCCGCCTACGTGATGCTCGCCTCCGACGAGTCGAGCTACGTCACCGGCGCGACGGTTCCGGTGACGGGCGGACGCCCGTTCATGTGA
- a CDS encoding cytochrome c3 family protein — protein MVQIFRPGADSVARVVLAGMAAAPVLAVGLAYTLWRSPYATAQNVVREQPVPFSHEHHVGGLGIDCRYCHTAVETAAFAGLPPTETCMSCHSQIWTNAPMLAPVRTSLAEERPLVWRRVHTLPAYVYFNHSVHVAKGVGCTTCHGPIQTMKLVYQAAPLTMGWCLDCHRDPAPHLRAHEAVFDVLWQAPADQWVVGRRLAEERHIRSPERLSECSICHR, from the coding sequence ATGGTGCAGATCTTTCGTCCGGGCGCCGACTCGGTCGCCCGCGTCGTGCTCGCCGGGATGGCCGCGGCGCCGGTGCTGGCGGTCGGCCTCGCCTACACCCTGTGGCGCTCGCCCTACGCCACCGCCCAGAACGTCGTCCGCGAGCAGCCCGTGCCCTTCAGCCACGAGCACCATGTCGGCGGCCTCGGGATCGATTGCCGCTACTGCCACACGGCGGTGGAGACGGCAGCCTTCGCGGGCCTGCCCCCGACCGAGACCTGCATGAGCTGCCACTCGCAGATCTGGACCAACGCACCGATGCTCGCCCCGGTCCGCACGAGCCTCGCCGAGGAGCGCCCCCTCGTCTGGCGGCGCGTGCACACCCTGCCGGCCTACGTCTACTTCAACCATTCGGTGCATGTGGCCAAGGGCGTCGGCTGCACCACCTGCCACGGGCCGATCCAGACGATGAAGCTCGTCTACCAGGCCGCGCCCCTCACCATGGGCTGGTGCCTCGATTGCCACCGTGACCCGGCCCCGCACCTGCGCGCGCACGAGGCGGTGTTCGACGTCCTCTGGCAGGCGCCCGCCGATCAGTGGGTCGTGGGCCGGCGCCTCGCCGAGGAGCGCCACATCCGCTCGCCGGAGCGGCTCAGCGAGTGCTCGATATGCCACCGCTGA
- a CDS encoding 4Fe-4S dicluster domain-containing protein, which translates to MPPLSAPSRREALGLLGSGLALALGACAKPSEEIVPYVRAPEELLPGVPARYATTLSLSGWGRGVHAIAVDGRPIKIEGNPLHPGSRGATDVFAEAAILDLYDPDRSRTVTERTSGIASWEMFERAWRAPLTKVREQGGRGLHLLTGRVTSPTLARQIAALRASLPEAVWHVHEPVDEAAAARGAELAFGRPLRALPHLDRAETILCVGADPLGPGPDQIRLAAAFAERRRDPARFGRLYVAEAAPTLTGIKADARRALHPRDWPGLLAQVANALGAGLPAPDLTDGARRFAEAAAADLRAREGRALVLAGPALPPELHALVHWINGRLRAPVDLIAPPDGAEPAPSDLAGLCAALDAGTVEALAILDANPVLTAPADLDFARALGRARFSVHAGLHGDETAGATHWHLPLTHALESWSDLRATDGTASLVQPLIRPLYGGRSVHEVLALLCGEAAASGHDLVRRTWQEIWQAAWGEGADFETRWRRCLHDGIVAGSAAAPVAAGEPRLPVRPATAPEGFTVEIRPDPCLWDGRPANNAWLQECPKPVSKQVWGNALALSRGDAARRGLSAGDVVRLSAGGRAVEATVAIESGVAEGVGALTLGYGRERAGAIGNRIGANAYPLVTAASPWLATGVELAATGRRSEVLRTQNYVEIEGETKTLFRQIDLAELARAEPKGIGADQPSLLDPWRGDADGHAWGMVIDTAACIGCNACVVACQSENNVPVVGPEEVARGRMMHWLRIDIYDSGTPEAVRAGFQPVPCMHCEHAPCEPVCPVAASVHDGEGLNLQVYNRCVGTRFCQANCPYKVRRFNFFGYADGQEFANLDAEPVRAQRNPNVTVRARGVMEKCTYCVQRIATERQAADRDDRPMDIVSTACQSACPTRAIRFGDLNRPEDGIAALREDPRHYALLAELNTRPRTTYLADVRAPNPDLAEDRS; encoded by the coding sequence ATGCCACCGCTGAGCGCGCCCTCCCGCCGCGAGGCGCTCGGCCTCCTCGGCTCCGGCCTCGCCCTGGCGCTCGGCGCCTGCGCGAAGCCGTCCGAGGAGATCGTGCCCTACGTCCGGGCGCCGGAGGAACTCCTGCCCGGCGTACCCGCGCGCTACGCGACGACGCTGTCCCTGAGCGGCTGGGGCCGGGGCGTGCACGCCATCGCCGTCGACGGGCGGCCGATCAAGATCGAGGGCAACCCGCTGCATCCGGGAAGCCGGGGCGCGACGGACGTGTTCGCCGAGGCCGCGATCCTCGACCTCTACGATCCGGACCGTTCCCGCACCGTCACCGAGCGGACGAGCGGCATCGCCTCCTGGGAGATGTTCGAGCGGGCATGGCGGGCGCCGCTCACGAAGGTCCGGGAGCAGGGCGGGCGCGGCCTCCACCTGCTGACCGGCCGCGTCACCTCGCCGACGCTCGCGCGCCAGATCGCGGCGCTGCGCGCAAGCCTGCCGGAGGCGGTCTGGCACGTGCACGAGCCTGTCGACGAGGCGGCCGCCGCGCGGGGCGCGGAGCTCGCCTTCGGCCGCCCCTTGCGGGCGCTGCCGCACCTCGACCGCGCCGAGACCATCCTCTGCGTCGGCGCCGACCCGCTGGGACCCGGCCCGGACCAGATCCGGCTCGCCGCGGCCTTCGCCGAGCGCCGCCGCGACCCCGCCCGCTTCGGCCGGCTCTACGTCGCGGAAGCCGCCCCGACGCTGACCGGCATCAAGGCCGACGCGCGCCGCGCGCTCCATCCGCGGGATTGGCCGGGCCTCCTCGCGCAGGTGGCGAACGCCCTCGGCGCGGGGCTGCCCGCCCCGGACCTCACGGACGGCGCGCGCCGCTTCGCCGAGGCCGCGGCCGCCGACCTCAGGGCCCGCGAGGGGCGCGCCCTGGTGCTCGCCGGCCCCGCCTTGCCCCCGGAGCTGCATGCGCTGGTGCACTGGATCAACGGGCGCCTGCGGGCGCCGGTCGATCTCATCGCGCCGCCGGACGGGGCCGAGCCCGCGCCCTCCGACCTCGCGGGCCTCTGCGCGGCCCTCGACGCGGGCACGGTCGAGGCTCTCGCCATCCTCGACGCCAACCCGGTGCTCACCGCGCCGGCCGACCTCGACTTTGCGCGGGCGCTCGGCCGGGCGCGCTTCAGCGTCCATGCGGGGCTCCACGGCGACGAGACCGCGGGCGCGACGCACTGGCACCTGCCGCTCACCCACGCCCTCGAGAGCTGGTCGGACCTGCGCGCCACCGACGGCACGGCGAGCCTCGTCCAGCCGCTGATCCGACCGCTCTACGGCGGTCGCTCCGTGCACGAGGTGCTGGCGCTCCTCTGCGGCGAGGCGGCCGCCTCGGGCCATGACCTCGTCAGGCGGACGTGGCAGGAGATTTGGCAGGCGGCCTGGGGGGAGGGCGCGGATTTCGAGACCCGCTGGCGCCGCTGCCTGCACGACGGCATCGTGGCGGGCAGCGCAGCCGCACCGGTCGCGGCCGGCGAGCCGCGCCTGCCCGTACGGCCCGCGACCGCGCCCGAGGGCTTCACGGTCGAGATCCGGCCGGATCCCTGCCTGTGGGACGGGCGCCCCGCCAACAATGCGTGGCTGCAGGAATGCCCGAAGCCGGTCTCGAAGCAGGTCTGGGGCAACGCGCTCGCGCTCTCGCGCGGCGATGCGGCCCGGCGTGGGCTGAGCGCCGGAGACGTCGTCCGGCTCTCCGCCGGCGGTCGCGCGGTCGAGGCGACGGTCGCGATCGAATCCGGCGTCGCGGAGGGTGTCGGCGCCCTCACCCTCGGCTACGGCCGCGAGCGGGCCGGCGCCATCGGCAACCGGATCGGCGCGAACGCCTACCCCCTCGTCACGGCGGCCTCGCCCTGGCTCGCCACGGGCGTCGAGCTGGCGGCGACGGGGCGGAGGTCGGAGGTGCTGCGCACCCAGAACTACGTCGAGATCGAGGGAGAGACGAAGACGCTGTTCCGGCAGATCGACCTCGCCGAACTCGCGCGGGCCGAGCCGAAGGGGATCGGCGCCGACCAGCCGAGCCTGCTCGACCCCTGGCGGGGCGACGCGGACGGCCACGCCTGGGGCATGGTGATCGACACGGCGGCCTGCATCGGCTGCAACGCCTGCGTGGTGGCCTGCCAGTCCGAGAACAACGTGCCGGTGGTGGGCCCCGAGGAGGTCGCCCGCGGCCGCATGATGCACTGGCTGCGGATCGACATCTACGATTCCGGCACGCCGGAGGCGGTGCGGGCGGGCTTCCAACCGGTGCCCTGCATGCATTGCGAGCACGCCCCCTGCGAGCCGGTCTGCCCCGTGGCGGCGTCCGTGCACGACGGGGAGGGGCTGAACCTGCAGGTCTACAACCGCTGCGTCGGGACTCGCTTCTGCCAGGCGAACTGCCCCTACAAGGTCCGCCGCTTCAACTTCTTCGGCTACGCCGACGGTCAGGAATTCGCCAATCTCGACGCCGAGCCGGTGCGGGCGCAGCGCAACCCCAACGTCACGGTGCGCGCCCGCGGCGTCATGGAGAAATGCACCTACTGCGTCCAGCGCATCGCGACCGAGCGGCAGGCGGCGGACCGCGACGACCGGCCGATGGACATCGTCTCGACCGCCTGCCAATCGGCTTGCCCGACCCGGGCGATCCGCTTCGGCGACCTCAACCGGCCCGAGGACGGGATCGCGGCGCTCCGCGAGGACCCGCGCCACTACGCGCTCCTCGCGGAGCTCAACACGCGGCCCCGCACCACCTACCTCGCGGATGTGCGCGCCCCGAACCCCGACCTCGCGGAGGACCGCTCGTGA
- the nrfD gene encoding NrfD/PsrC family molybdoenzyme membrane anchor subunit, which produces MSAVPRPRAWIDADRLGYGAISAAIADPIQKRGPGRAWMIAIIVAMVLSVITLIAIGAVLTVGIGLSGVNTTVVWGVSIANYVWWIGIGNAGTLISSMLLLTRQRWRASINRFAEAMTLFAAAIAGLFPIIHLGRPLYAYWLAPYPNTMDLWPQWRSALVWDFWAILSYLLFSGIFWFTGLLPDLATMRDRAGTQAGRMVYGALALGWRNSARHWGVLETFHMTMAALAVPLVCSVHSIVGLDFAASLMPGWQESLFPPYFVVGAMYSGFAMVVVLAIVVRRGLNLQAMITPAHFDAMAKVMLFASIVMSFSYATEWFMAWYGGEHADRTVVGYFFAGDYRWLYAALLACNCLVPQALWFRSVRANLWLLAAIAILINVGMWLERILIVWNTLSHGYAISLWRTYHVSLYDLVILFGPLGLFALGFLVLVRLLPIVSMHEVRQVSHAEGAA; this is translated from the coding sequence GTGAGCGCAGTGCCCCGGCCCAGGGCCTGGATCGACGCCGACAGGCTCGGCTACGGCGCGATCTCGGCGGCCATCGCCGACCCGATCCAGAAGCGCGGGCCCGGCCGCGCCTGGATGATCGCGATCATCGTCGCGATGGTCCTCTCGGTGATCACTCTGATCGCGATCGGCGCGGTGCTCACGGTCGGCATCGGCCTGTCGGGGGTGAACACGACGGTGGTCTGGGGCGTCTCGATCGCCAATTACGTCTGGTGGATCGGCATCGGCAACGCCGGCACGCTGATCTCCTCGATGCTGCTCCTGACCCGCCAGCGCTGGCGGGCCTCCATCAACCGCTTCGCCGAGGCGATGACCCTGTTCGCGGCCGCGATCGCCGGACTGTTCCCGATCATCCATCTCGGCCGGCCGCTCTACGCCTACTGGCTGGCGCCCTACCCGAACACGATGGACCTCTGGCCGCAATGGCGCTCGGCCCTCGTCTGGGATTTCTGGGCGATCCTCAGCTACCTCCTGTTCTCGGGGATCTTCTGGTTCACCGGCCTCCTGCCCGACCTCGCCACGATGCGGGACCGGGCCGGGACGCAGGCCGGCCGGATGGTCTACGGGGCGCTGGCGCTCGGCTGGCGCAACTCCGCCCGGCACTGGGGGGTCCTGGAGACCTTCCACATGACCATGGCGGCCCTCGCCGTGCCGCTCGTCTGCTCGGTGCACTCGATCGTCGGGCTCGACTTCGCCGCGAGCCTGATGCCGGGCTGGCAGGAGAGCCTGTTCCCGCCCTACTTCGTCGTGGGCGCCATGTATTCGGGCTTCGCCATGGTGGTGGTGCTCGCCATCGTCGTCCGCCGGGGGCTGAACCTCCAGGCGATGATCACGCCCGCGCATTTCGACGCGATGGCAAAAGTGATGCTGTTTGCCAGCATCGTGATGAGCTTCTCCTACGCCACCGAGTGGTTCATGGCCTGGTACGGCGGCGAGCACGCCGACCGCACGGTCGTCGGCTACTTCTTCGCCGGCGATTACCGCTGGCTCTACGCGGCGCTGCTGGCCTGCAACTGCCTCGTGCCGCAGGCGCTCTGGTTCCGCTCCGTTCGGGCCAACCTCTGGCTGCTCGCCGCCATCGCAATCCTCATCAATGTCGGGATGTGGCTCGAGCGTATCCTGATCGTCTGGAACACGCTCTCGCACGGCTACGCGATCAGCCTGTGGCGAACCTACCATGTCAGCCTCTACGACCTCGTCATCCTGTTCGGGCCGCTGGGCCTGTTCGCCCTCGGCTTCCTGGTTCTGGTGCGCCTCCTGCCGATCGTCTCGATGCACGAGGTCCGCCAGGTCAGCCATGCGGAGGGCGCCGCATGA
- a CDS encoding DUF3341 domain-containing protein: MSRPLLAEFETPEALVRALRLARADGHRALDAFTPFAIEEVSAAFDPPRLPVRPIMALAGFGSAAAMYALQWYSAVHAYPLNSGGRPLHSWPVFLLVPFEVGVLCAAIAGFAVMLRACSLPRLHHPLFAMPRFERASQDRFFLLVAPHGEPDPLRRTLEEAGARLVSELHE, translated from the coding sequence ATGAGCCGGCCGCTGCTCGCCGAGTTCGAGACGCCGGAGGCGCTGGTCCGCGCCCTGCGCCTCGCCCGCGCCGACGGGCACCGAGCCCTCGACGCCTTCACCCCCTTCGCGATCGAGGAGGTCTCGGCCGCCTTCGACCCGCCGCGCCTGCCCGTGCGGCCGATCATGGCGCTCGCCGGCTTCGGGTCAGCGGCGGCGATGTACGCCCTGCAATGGTACAGCGCCGTCCACGCCTACCCGCTGAACTCGGGCGGGCGCCCGCTCCATTCCTGGCCGGTCTTCCTGCTGGTGCCCTTCGAGGTCGGGGTGCTCTGCGCCGCGATCGCGGGATTCGCGGTGATGCTCCGGGCCTGCAGCCTGCCGCGCCTTCACCACCCGCTCTTCGCCATGCCGCGCTTCGAGCGCGCCAGCCAGGACCGCTTCTTCCTCCTCGTCGCCCCACACGGCGAACCGGACCCGCTGCGCCGGACCCTGGAGGAGGCCGGCGCGCGTCTCGTGTCGGAGCTGCACGAATGA
- a CDS encoding c-type cytochrome, giving the protein MRQQKRYAVYGRAALFPDGAEARTPPDGAVAIGALDREAAFRDPPAVDAALLQRGRQRYEVICTPCHGYTGHGDGMIVRRGFPAPPSFHEERLRAAPARYVVTVITEGYGVMYPYAARVEPRDRWAIAAYIRALQLAQGARVAGIPGLVEKLP; this is encoded by the coding sequence ATGCGCCAGCAGAAGCGCTACGCGGTCTACGGCCGGGCCGCGCTCTTCCCCGACGGCGCCGAGGCCCGCACGCCCCCGGACGGGGCGGTGGCCATCGGCGCCCTCGACCGGGAAGCGGCCTTTCGCGATCCGCCCGCCGTCGATGCCGCCCTGCTGCAGCGGGGCCGGCAGCGCTACGAGGTGATCTGCACGCCCTGCCACGGCTACACGGGCCACGGCGACGGCATGATCGTCCGGCGGGGCTTCCCGGCGCCGCCCTCCTTCCACGAGGAGCGCCTGCGCGCCGCGCCCGCCCGCTACGTCGTCACGGTCATCACCGAAGGCTACGGCGTGATGTATCCCTACGCCGCCCGCGTGGAGCCGCGCGACCGCTGGGCCATCGCCGCCTATATCCGCGCGCTCCAACTCGCGCAGGGCGCCCGCGTCGCCGGGATCCCGGGCCTCGTGGAGAAATTGCCGTGA
- the coxB gene encoding cytochrome c oxidase subunit II, which yields MLAGLMPEQASELAPRVDAIFLGLTAISAFIVLLVVGLVVAFSIRFRRGSKANRDALPNLVSREFEIGWTAATLFVFVFIFWWAASAEIRAFVAPKDAIEVHVVAKQWMWKTQSANGVREINELHVPVGAPVRLILTSQDVIHAFYVPAFRLKRDALPGQQTEAWFKATKTGTFHLLCTEYCGTDHARMLGRIVVMEPEDYARWLSAQPEGDDLAHQGERLFTARGCAGCHAPGSAVHAPDLAGLWGRAVQLAGGRTVTADGAYIRDSILQPKRDVVAGYEPIMPSYAGLLSDGEIQELTAYIRALGSGSRSSRRLGEPPLSSRVPGGPEARSPALVPGAPVTDTPTPAGPATRP from the coding sequence ATGCTCGCCGGGCTGATGCCGGAGCAAGCGTCCGAGCTGGCGCCGCGCGTCGACGCGATCTTCCTCGGGCTGACCGCGATCTCGGCCTTCATCGTGCTCCTCGTCGTCGGCCTCGTCGTCGCCTTCTCGATCCGCTTCCGCCGCGGCTCGAAGGCGAACCGGGACGCGTTGCCGAACCTCGTCTCCCGCGAGTTCGAGATCGGCTGGACGGCCGCGACGCTGTTCGTCTTCGTGTTCATCTTCTGGTGGGCGGCCTCGGCCGAGATCCGGGCCTTCGTCGCGCCGAAGGACGCGATCGAGGTCCACGTCGTCGCCAAGCAGTGGATGTGGAAGACGCAGAGCGCGAACGGCGTCCGCGAGATCAACGAGCTGCACGTGCCGGTCGGCGCGCCGGTGCGCCTGATCCTGACCTCGCAGGACGTGATCCACGCCTTCTACGTGCCCGCCTTCCGCCTGAAGCGGGACGCCTTGCCCGGCCAGCAGACGGAGGCGTGGTTCAAGGCCACCAAGACGGGGACCTTCCACCTGCTCTGCACGGAATATTGCGGCACCGACCACGCCCGCATGCTCGGCCGGATCGTCGTGATGGAGCCGGAGGATTACGCGCGCTGGCTCTCGGCGCAGCCCGAGGGAGACGACCTCGCGCATCAGGGCGAGCGGCTCTTCACGGCCCGCGGCTGCGCCGGCTGCCACGCGCCGGGCTCGGCAGTCCACGCCCCGGACCTCGCCGGCCTCTGGGGCCGCGCGGTGCAGCTGGCGGGCGGCCGCACCGTCACCGCCGACGGCGCCTATATCCGCGACTCGATCCTGCAGCCGAAGCGGGACGTGGTGGCGGGCTACGAGCCGATCATGCCGAGCTATGCCGGCCTCCTCTCCGACGGCGAGATCCAGGAATTGACGGCCTATATCCGCGCCCTCGGGTCCGGGTCGCGATCGAGCCGCCGGCTCGGCGAGCCGCCGCTCTCCTCCCGCGTGCCCGGCGGGCCCGAGGCGCGCAGCCCCGCCCTGGTGCCGGGCGCACCCGTCACCGACACGCCGACGCCCGCCGGCCCCGCGACCCGGCCATGA
- the ctaD gene encoding cytochrome c oxidase subunit I, which translates to MSADVAESPTALADRGELALGLPESYLAAGHTLGSWLTATDHKRIAILYAISITLFFFIGGAAATIVRLELFTPKADVVGADTYNKLFTLHGVVMVWFFLIPSIPTTLGNFLLPLMIGARDMAFPKLNLASWYLNIAGGILTASAMLAGGIDTGWTFYVPYSTVFSNTAVSLGVLGVFVAGFSTIATGVNVIATTHTLRAPGMTWFKLPLFVWAMYTTSLIFVLATPVLAVTLLLVLAERVFGLPIFDPARGGDPILFQHLFWFYSHPAVYIMILPAMGVISEVITCFARRRIFGYSFMVYALVAISVIGFFTWGHHMFTSGMSPFAALVFSFLSFIVAVPSAIKVFNWTATLYRGQIGFESPMLYALGFVGLFTVGGLTGLFLASIPIDVHVQDTYFVVAHFHYIMVGASVSAYFAGLHFWWPKVTGRMYPETWAKFSAILMFFGFNLTFFPQFIAGYLGMPRRYHVYPPEFQVWNVLSSAGAAVLAAAYLMPLGYLTWSVFFGERARNDPWNASGLEWRTTSPPPRENFLGKPEVLAMPYNYHPEGAPPIKDRPRVPAQGSLT; encoded by the coding sequence ATGAGCGCAGACGTCGCCGAGAGTCCCACCGCCCTGGCCGACCGGGGCGAGCTCGCCCTCGGCCTGCCCGAGAGCTACCTCGCGGCCGGCCACACGCTCGGCTCCTGGCTCACCGCCACGGACCACAAGCGGATCGCGATCCTCTACGCGATCTCGATCACGCTGTTCTTCTTCATCGGGGGCGCGGCCGCGACGATCGTGCGGCTGGAGCTGTTCACGCCGAAGGCCGACGTCGTCGGGGCCGACACCTACAACAAGCTCTTCACGCTGCACGGCGTCGTGATGGTGTGGTTCTTCCTGATCCCGTCGATCCCGACGACGCTCGGAAACTTCCTGCTGCCGCTGATGATCGGCGCGCGGGACATGGCCTTCCCCAAGCTCAACCTCGCGAGTTGGTACCTCAACATCGCCGGCGGGATCCTCACCGCCTCCGCCATGCTGGCGGGGGGCATCGACACGGGCTGGACCTTCTACGTGCCCTACTCGACCGTGTTCTCGAACACGGCCGTCTCGCTCGGCGTGCTCGGCGTCTTCGTCGCGGGCTTCTCGACCATCGCCACGGGCGTCAATGTCATCGCCACGACCCACACCCTGCGGGCGCCCGGGATGACGTGGTTCAAGCTGCCGCTCTTCGTCTGGGCGATGTACACGACGAGCCTGATCTTCGTGCTCGCGACACCCGTCCTCGCGGTGACGCTGCTCCTCGTCCTCGCCGAGCGCGTGTTCGGCCTGCCGATCTTCGATCCCGCGCGGGGCGGCGACCCGATCCTGTTCCAGCACCTGTTCTGGTTCTACTCGCACCCGGCCGTCTACATCATGATCCTGCCCGCCATGGGCGTGATCTCGGAGGTGATCACCTGCTTCGCGCGGCGGCGGATCTTCGGCTACAGCTTCATGGTCTACGCGCTGGTGGCGATCTCGGTGATCGGCTTCTTCACCTGGGGCCACCACATGTTCACCTCGGGCATGTCGCCCTTCGCGGCGCTCGTCTTCTCGTTCCTGTCCTTCATCGTGGCGGTGCCCTCGGCCATCAAGGTGTTCAACTGGACCGCCACGCTCTACCGCGGCCAGATCGGCTTCGAGTCGCCGATGCTCTACGCCCTCGGCTTCGTCGGGCTGTTCACGGTCGGCGGCCTGACGGGCCTGTTCCTCGCCTCGATCCCGATCGACGTGCACGTGCAGGACACCTACTTCGTCGTCGCGCATTTCCACTACATCATGGTCGGCGCCTCGGTGTCGGCCTACTTCGCCGGCCTGCACTTCTGGTGGCCGAAGGTGACGGGGCGGATGTATCCGGAGACCTGGGCGAAGTTTTCCGCCATCCTGATGTTCTTCGGCTTCAACCTGACCTTCTTCCCGCAATTCATCGCGGGCTACCTCGGCATGCCGCGGCGCTATCACGTCTACCCGCCGGAATTTCAGGTCTGGAACGTGCTCTCCTCGGCGGGTGCCGCGGTGCTCGCCGCCGCCTACCTGATGCCGCTGGGCTACCTGACCTGGTCGGTCTTCTTCGGGGAGCGCGCCCGCAACGACCCCTGGAACGCCTCGGGGCTCGAATGGCGCACGACCTCGCCGCCGCCGCGCGAGAACTTCCTCGGCAAGCCCGAGGTGCTGGCCATGCCCTACAATTACCACCCGGAGGGCGCGCCTCCGATCAAGGACCGCCCCCGCGTCCCGGCGCAGGGGTCGCTGACGTGA
- a CDS encoding cytochrome c oxidase subunit 3 — translation MSAVGKLLREPWDGLGLPEERALARQRAVATFGIWIFLASEVLFFGAIVLAYTVMRLEHAAAFAAAARETNIVYGTLNSAILLTSALCAAVASKSAEHAALRRTSLWCLSATAALGLAFLAVKGLEYREDLGRHLVPGDAFPLREPAAQLFFAFYWFATGIHAIHLSIGVGLVGRLIWKGWRDPDFLPGNPQVEVGLLYWGLVDIVWIVLFPLLYLPGRSG, via the coding sequence GTGAGCGCGGTCGGGAAGCTCCTGCGCGAGCCCTGGGACGGGCTCGGCCTGCCCGAGGAGCGCGCGCTCGCCCGCCAGCGCGCGGTGGCGACCTTCGGCATCTGGATCTTCCTCGCGAGCGAGGTGCTGTTCTTCGGCGCGATCGTCCTCGCCTACACCGTGATGCGCCTGGAGCACGCAGCCGCCTTCGCGGCGGCCGCGCGGGAAACCAACATCGTTTACGGCACCCTCAACAGCGCGATCCTGCTGACGAGCGCCCTCTGCGCCGCGGTCGCCTCGAAGAGCGCCGAGCACGCCGCCCTGCGGCGCACGAGCCTGTGGTGCCTCTCCGCCACGGCGGCGCTCGGCCTCGCCTTCCTGGCCGTGAAGGGGCTCGAATACCGGGAGGATCTCGGCAGGCACCTCGTCCCGGGCGACGCCTTCCCCTTGCGGGAGCCGGCCGCGCAGCTCTTCTTCGCCTTCTACTGGTTCGCCACCGGAATCCACGCCATCCACCTCTCGATCGGCGTCGGCCTCGTCGGCCGGCTGATCTGGAAGGGATGGCGCGACCCCGATTTCCTGCCCGGCAACCCGCAGGTCGAGGTGGGCCTGCTCTACTGGGGCCTCGTCGACATCGTGTGGATCGTCCTGTTTCCCCTGCTCTACCTGCCGGGGCGGTCGGGATGA